One Mycolicibacterium doricum genomic window, GCGGACGAGAGCATCCGTAAAGCCAACGATCCCTTGCATGTGGTCAGGGCGCAGGCGGCCGACGTCGCGGTGCTCAAGGTGGCACCGCTGGGCGGGGTGCGCCCACTGCTCGACATCGCCGCGCAGATCGAGATCCCGATCGTGGTGTCGAGCGCACTGGACTCGGCGGTCGGTATCTCACACGGTTTACGTGCGGCGGCCGCGCTGCCCCGGCTCCAGTACGCCTGCGGACTGGGGACCGGCGGGCTGTTCGTCGAGGACGTCGCCGCGCCGTTGATTCCCGTGGACGGTCACCTCCCGGTGGCGGTGGTGGTACCGGACCCGGACCGCCTGACGGCGTTGGCCGCAGGACCCGAGCGCCGGCAGTGGTGGATCGACCGCGTCGCCGAATGCCTGCAGGTACTCGAACCTTGACAACATGTTATTCCGTGGGGTGTGGGACCCGGCGCTGCAGGCCGTCCGCACGGGTAACGGCCGCCGGACGATGTCTGCATAGGATCGCCGCCTGGGCATACCAGAGGTGGAACCGACCGCCGGCTCGCCGATGCTGGAACTCGGCGCACGACTGCTGCGCCCCGGCCGGTGCGCTACCTGGTTCGTCACCTCGTGCCGCGCATCGACCCGCCGCTGCTGCGCCTGTCCGGCGGCCGGGTGGTCGCTACGAGGGCACGTTCGTCGGCGAGGAGGTCACCGGCGCCGAGCGTGACCGGCTGTGGGAGCTGGCGAAGAACTGGATCCCCAGCTACACCGACTACGAGAAGTCGACCCAGGGACGCACCATCCCGATCCTCGCGTTCACCGAGATCGCCCTCCAGTAGCGTCGGTCGCGTGAATCTCGCATACGACGATCGCGGCACCGGCATCCCGGTGCTGTTCATCGCCGGTCGCGGCGGCGCCGGACGCACCTGGCATCTGCACCAGGCGCCGGAGTTCGTGCGCAATGGCTACCGGGCCATCACCTTCGACAACCGCGGGGTCGGCGCCACCGAGAACGCCGAGGGCTTCGGCGTCGAGCAGATGATTGCCGATACCGCCGCGCTGATCGAGAAGCTCGATGCGGCACCGGTCCGGATCGTGGCGGTGTCCATGGGGTCCTTCATCGCCCAGGAACTCATGCTGGCACGCCCGGAGCTGGTCCGGTCCGCGGTGTTGATGGCCACCCGCGGCCGCCACGACCGCGCCCGCAACTTCTTTTTCGAAGCCGAGCGTGAACTGGTCGACGCCGGCGTCACCCTGCCGCCGCGATACGACGCCAAAGTTCGTGTACTGGAGAACTTTTCATCGAAGACGATCAACGACGACCGCATGATCGGCGACTGGATCGAGATGTTCACCATGTGGCCGACCAAGTACACGCCGGGGCTGCGGACACAGGGGTCGGTGGGGCCGAAGGACAACCGCCTGCCGGCCTATCGCAGCATCCGGATCCCCACGCTGGTGATCGGTTTCGCCGACGACGTGCTGCTGCCCCCGCATCTGGGCAAAGAGGTCGCCGACGCGATGCCGCACGGCCGCTACCTGGAGATCCCCGACGCCGGCCACCTCGGCTTCCTCGAGAGGCCGCAGGAAGTCAACGCCGCGGCGCTGAAATTCTTCGCCGATATCCTGTAGCGATGAACCCCTCGACGGCACAGGCCCGGGTCGTCGTCGACGAACTCGTTCGCGGCGGCGTGCACGACGTCGTGCTGTGCCCGGGGTCGCGTAACGCGCCGCTGGCCTTCGCCCTGGCCGATGCCGACCGCGCGGGACGGCTGCGTCTGCACGTCCGCATCGACGAACGCACCGCCGGCTTCCTGGCGATCGGGCTGGCGGTCGCCGACCAGGCGCCGGTGTGCGTGGCGATGACGTCGGGCACCGCGGTCGCGAACCTGGGCCCCGCCGTCGTCGAGGCAAACTACGCCCGGGTCCCGCTGATCGTGCTGAGCGCCAACCGGCCCTACGAACTGCTGGGCACCGGCGCCAACCAGACTTTCGAGCAGCTCGGCTACTTCGGCAACCAGGTCCGCGCGAACATCAGTCTCGGCCTCGCCCCAGAATTCAGCTCGGGCGGTCCGGGCGATATGACTTCCCTCAACGCGCAGTGGCGTTCGGCGACGTGCCGGGTCGTCGTGGCGGCCACGGGCTCGCGCAGCGCCAACGCCGGTCCGGTGCAGTTCGACATCCCGTTGCGCGAACCGCTGGTGCCGACGTTCGACGACGACGGCTGCTGCCCGCCCGGCCGCCCCGACGGGAAGCCGTGGACCCACACCCCACCCGTGACGTTCGACCAGCCGCTCGACATCGACGTCACGTCCGACACCGTGGTGATCGCCGGGCACGGCGCGGGTGTGCATCCGAATCTCGCCGAGCTGCCCACCGTTGCCGAGCCGACCGCGCCAACGGCGGCCAACCCGCTGCATCCGATGGCGTTGCGGCTGCTGCGGCCCAAGCAGGTCATCATGCTCGGCCGCCCGACGCTGCACCGGCCGGTCTCCGCGCTGCTCGCCGACCCCTCGGTGCCGGTGTACGCGCTGACCACGGGTCCGCGCTGGCCCGACGTCAGCGGTAACTCGCAGGCCACGGGCACCCGCGCGGTCACCAGCGGGACCCCGGATCCGGCCTGGTTGCGGCGCTGCGCGGAGGTCAACCGGCACGCCGTCACCGCGGTGCGCGAACAACTCGCCGCCCACCCGCTGACCACCGGCCTGCATGTCGCCGCCGCGGTGGCCGCCGCGGTCCGGCCGGGCGATCAACTGGTGCTGGGCGCGAGCAACCCGGTGCGTGACGCCGCGCTGGTCGGGTTCACCCCCAGTGGTGTGCGGGTGCGCTCCAACCGCGGGGTCGCCGGCATCGACGGCACCGTGTCGACGGCCATCGGCGCCGCGCTGGCCCACGACCGCACCGGTGGCCGCACGATCGCGCTGATGGGCGATCTGACCTTCGTGCACGACAGTTCCGGTCTGCTGATCGGGCCGACCGAGCCGACCCCCCGCGACCTGACGATCGTGGTGTCCAACGACAACGGTGGCGGCATCTTCGAGTTGCTCGAACAGGGCGACCCGCGGTTCAGCGACGTGTCGTCGCGGGTGTTCGGCACCCCGCACGACGTCGACGTCGGCGCGCTGTGCCGCGCTTACCACGTCGACAATCGCCAGATCGAGGCCGACCAGCTCGCCGACGCGCTCGACGAACCGCACGAGGGGCTGCGGGTGCTGGAGGTGAAAGCCGACAGGTCGTCGCTGCGCGCGCTGCACGCCTCGATCAAGGCCGCGTTGTGAAGCTGCCCGAAGCGTTGGCGACCGTCCAGCGCATGGTCGTCCCGCACCTCTACGGGGACGAGGACCAGACGCGGGCCGAACGCGTCATCCGGCGGGTCCGCATCGGGGTCGTACTGGCCGCGGGCCTGGTCACGCTGCAGTCGGTGCTGATGGTCGTCGGCGCCTGGCGTAACGACCGTCAGATCGAACGGCACCTGGGTGTCGCCGAGGCGACGGTGCTCAGCGCGGGCCCCCGCCGGTCCACCATCGAGTTCGTCACGCCGGACCGCGTCACCTATCGTCCCGAGCTCGGCGTGCTTTACCCGTCGGAGTTGGAGACGGGAATGCGCATCTATGTCGAATACGACCGCAACAACCCGGACCTGGTGCGGGTCCGCGACCGCGACGCGTCGCTGGCGATCATCCCGGCCGGTTCCATCGCGGTGGTCGGCTGGCTCGTCGCCGGAGGCGCGCTGATCGGTCTGGCGGTACTGCAGAAACGACTGGCCCGGGAGCCGCAGCCGGTCTGAGGCGTTTGGCCGTTCCCCCGCCGGGTATCGCCCCGCGCGACGGAGGGAGCGGGACATGTCGATTCTGGAGGCCGCCAAGGACCGGGCCACCAACTTGGCCGCAGGCGTGGTCAGCTTGGTCGGCGACAAGACGCCGGCCGACGCGAGCAACGGCCAGTCGGTGACGATCAACGCCGACGTCGTCGAGGTCGAGGAGTTGTGGCGTGACGCGCGACGCCTGTCGATCGTCCTCGGCGAACTCGGCGACGTCGAGTACACCGAACCCGACCGGTACCGATGGAAACTGCACGCAGGGCCGGTGGAGACCACGTGGGAATCCCGGATCCACAGCACGGACGGCGGATTGCGGTTCACCGGTGACGACGGCAACGAGATCCTGGTCAGCTTCCGGCCCGCGCCGAAGCACCTCGGCTCCGAGGTGACCTTGAAGACCAAGACCCCGGCGCCCGACCTGCTCTCCGGGGCGCTGGCGTTCAAGCTGCTCTACCGCTGCCGGGCGCTACTGCAGACCGGCGAGGTGCCCACCATCGGCAAAAACCCCAGTGCGCGGCCGTCCGCGCGGTAAGGAAGGTCACTCATGCGCGCACTGTGCTGGAACGGTGTCAACAACCTGTCCGTCGAGACCGTCGACGACCCGGAGATCCTCAACCCCCACGACGTCATCCTCGAGGTCACGCTGACCACGACGTGCGGATCGGATCTGCACTTCATCGACGGTTACCTGCCCGGGATGCGGGAGGGTGACGTGTTCGGTCACGAGTTCATGGGCAGGATCGTCGAAGTCGGCCGCGAGGTCGGCGACGTCAAGATCGGCGACCGTGTCGTCGTCCCGTCGTTCATCGGCTGCGACCGGTGCTGGTACTGCGAGCACGACCTGTACTCGTGTTGCGACACCACCAATCCCAATGCCGAACTGCAGCAACCGCTTCTGGGTTACCCGTCCGGCGGGATCTACGGTTACACCCACCCCTTCGGCGGCTACGCCGGCTCGCACGCCCAGTTCGTTCGGGTGCCGTTCGGCGACACGAACTGTTTCCCCATCCCCGGCGACGTCACCGACGAACAGGCCCTGTTCCTGTCCGACGCCGCCCCGACCGGGTTCATGGGTGCCGATTTCTGCGACATCAGCGGCGGCGACACCGTCGCGGTCTGGGGCGCCGGGGGAGTGGGCTTGATGGCGGCCAAGAGTGCTTTGCTCCTGGGGGCCGAGCGCGCCATCGTCATCGACCGCATTCCTGAACGGCTGGCGCTGGCCCGTGAGTTCGGGCTGGAGACGATCGATTACAGCGCGGCGGACAGCGTGCAGGAGTCGCTGCGCGAGATGACCGGCGGCCGCGGACCCGACGCGTGTATCGACGCGGTCGGCATGGAGGGACACAGCACCGGCCTGCAACAGGCCTACGACCGGGCCAAGCAGCTGCTGCGTCTGGAGACCGACCGCGCGAGCGCTCTGCGGCAGGCGGTCCTGGCCTGCCGCAAGGGCGGCGTGGTGTCGGTGCTGGGTGTCTACGGTGTGACCGACAAGTTCCCGATGGGCGTGGTGACCAACAAGGCGCTTACGATCAAATCCGCTCAGCAACACGGTCAGCGGTACATGCCGCGACTGTTCGACTACGTCGGGCAGGGCGACCTCGACCCGGCGAAGCTGATCACCCACGACCTCCCGCTCGAAGAGGGGGTGCGCGCCTACGACATGTTCAAGAACAAGCAGGACAACTGCATCCGGGTGGCGCTGCGTCCCTAGGCCGGCCTAGCCCACACCCGCACAAGACAGCACACCGCACAAGACAGCACACCCGCACAAGACAGACGGTAGCGCGCCTGCTCTTCGTGTCGCGTATTCCGGGACGCAACCTCCGCGACAGTTTTCGCTGCGACTCTCAGGTGGTGCGCGTTGCGATCGTCGCCGAGTCCTTCCTGCCCAACGTCAACGGCGTCACCAACTCGGTGCTGCGGGTGCTGGAGCATCTGCGCCGCACCGGACACGAGGTGATCGTCATCGCCCCGGACGCCCCGCACGGTGAACCTCCGGCCGAGCGGGTGCACGACGGGGTCAGGGTGCACCGGGTGCCGTCGCGGATGTTCCCGAAGGTGACCTCCCTGCCGCTGGGTGTGCCGCGGCCCCGCATGGTAGGGGTCCTGCGCGGATTCGACCCCGACGTCGTGCACCTGGCATCCCCGGCGCTGCTCGGCTATGGCGGTCTCCATGCCGCCCGCCATCTCGGTATCCCGACGGTCGCAGTGTTCCAGACCGACGTCGCCGGTTTCGCACAGAGCTACGGCATCGGTGCGATGTCGCGCGCCGCGTGGGCGTGGACCCGGCATCTGCACAGCCGCGCCGATCGCACGCTGGCGCCGTCGACCTCGGCGATGGAGAACCTCGAGGCGCACGGCGTCCCCCGGGTGTACCGCTGGGCGCGCGGTGTCGACATCACCGGTTTCGCACCGTCGGCGCGGGACGAGGGGTTGCGCCGACGTTGGTCGCCACCGGGCAAGCCGATCGTCGGGTTCGTCGGGCGCTTGGCACCGGAGAAGCATGTCGAACGGTTGGCGGCACTGAGCGCGCGCGACGACCTGCAAGTGGTCGTCGTCGGCGACGGTGTCGACCGGCCGAAGCTCGAGTCGTCCCTGCCCACCGCTGTGTTCACCGGGGCGCTCTACGGTGACGAGCTGGCCTCGGCGTACGCCAGCATGGACGTCTTCGTCCATCCCGGTGAGCACGAGACGTTCTGTCAGGCGGTGCAGGAGGCGATGGCCTCCGGTCTGCCGGTGATCGCCCCGAACGCCGGAGGACCGCGCGATCTGGTCGCGCCGTACCGCACCGGCCTGCTGCTCGACGTCACCGACTTCGAGGACAGGCTCAGTGAGTCCGTCGATCACCTGATCGCCGAGCGCCGGCGGTACTCGCCGGCAGCGCGGCGCAGCGTGCTCCACCGCACCTGGCCGGCGATCTGCGATGAATTGCTCGCCCATTACGAGGACGTGGTGGGGCAACGCCGGCTGCGCGCGGCTTGACGCCTAACAAGGGCAGCGGCGCACCCTCCTTCCCGATGGCAGCAGATTCACAGGTAGCGTCGGCGTGGTGAGCCGGGCGACGTTGGACAAGAACCCCCACGAAGTCGCGTCGATGTTCGACGCGGTGGCGCGCCGCTACGACCTGACGAACACGGTGCTCTCATTCGGGCAGGACCGGTTCTGGCGTCGCGAGACCTGTTCGGCTTTGGGCATCGGCCCGGGCGACAAGGTGCTCGACGTCGCGGCCGGCACGGCCGTGTCGACGGTCGAACTCGCCGCCTCCGGCGCTTGGTGTGTGGCCGCCGACTTCTCGGTGGGCATGCTGTCGGCGGGCCGCCGGCGCGACGTCCCGAAGGTCGCCGCCGATGCGACCAGGCTGCCGTTCGCGGACGAGTCGTTCGACGCGGTGACCATCAGCTTCGGTCTGCGTAACGTGGTCGACCACGTCGCGGGGCTCAAAGAGATGGCGCGGGTGACGCGGCCGGGTGGACGGCTCGTGGTGTGCGAGTTCTCCACCCCGACCAACGGCGTCTTCTCCACGCTCTACAAGGAGTACCTGATGAAGGCGCTGCCGCGGATGGCGCGTGCGGTGGCCTCCAATCCCGATGCCTACGTCTATCTGGCCGAGTCGATCCGCGCCTGGCCGGACCAGGTGGGTCTCGCGAAGCGCATCGAGGATGCGGGGTGGTCGCAGGTGCGCTGGCGCAACCTGACCGGCGGCATCGTGGCACTGCACGCCGCGGTCAAACCGCCGCGCCCCCGAACATCCGGATGACGAAACAGACCGCCGCGGTGCCGATCACGGCGAACACGTCGAGCGCGAACAGCAGCGGCGGTTGGGTGTTCACGCGTCCTGCCTGTCACGGGGGTCAGTAGGCGCGGCGCAGCCGCATTCCCAGCGGCCGTCCGTCCGGATCGAGCACGATCCGGTACGCGGGTATGGTCAACCACCGGTGGGGTGCCGGCGGTCGCGTTCGATCGTGTCCGAACACGTGCGGGCGCAGCCTCCCGGGTGGTCGTGGCCCCCGACATCCGCTGGCATGCCATGTGTCGAGGGCCGTCGCCCGCGCGCGCACGGTGGCGGCCGCCCGCGCCGGGTCGAGTAAGTCGTCGTCCGCCGCGAGGGCGAGGTGTTCGCGCATCAGGTCGACTCGCAGCCCGCGCGCGAACTTTCGGGCTCCGTCGCCCAACCCGCCGGGGTCGTCCGGCGCGCGGGGGTCGCGCTCGTCGTCGATGATCGCGGCCGCCAGTTCCGAGTCATGCGTCCAGGAGCGGTTGTTGAGGTTGTTGCTGCCCACCACTGCCCAGACGTCGTCGACGATGCACACCTTGGCGTGGACGTAGATCGGCCTGCCTTCGTCGTTCTCGATGTCGAAGATCTGGACGCGCGAACCTCCCGCGGCCCGCACCATCGCCATGGCTTCCAGCTGACCCAGCCCGGCCGCCCGCGTGGCCACCTTCTGGTCGACGCGGCGCGGCACCACGGCGATCAGATGCAGATCCGGTGAACGTCGCAGCGCCGCGGCGAAGAGGCGCGCCACGTCGGCCGACCACAGGTACTGGTCCTCGAGATAGATCAGTCGGCGGGCTCGCCGCAACGCCTTGGCGTAGCCACGGGCGACGCTGCGTTCACCGAGCGGGGCGAACGGATGCGGCGGCCGGCGGCGCGGATAGGTCCGCAGGAACTGCACTGCACAGTGACCGGCATCCGGTGGGTCCGGCGCGGGTTCCGGAAGCGGTGATGCGGTGCGCGGTGAGCCGTTGATCCGGTCGCCGAGGACGTGCCACGGCAACCGGGTCGTCGGCGCGGGATCGTCCCACCGTTCTCGGATCGCATCCTCGACCTCCCGCACAGCTGGTCCGCGCAACTCGACCTGGATGTCGTGGCGGGCGGGGGTGGCGCCGTACAACTCGTCGGACGAAGCGGCCTGCGGGTCACCTTGATGGCCGGCGTCGTCGCGGCTGCCGCGGTCGAAGTCGATCCCGCCGACGAACGCCAGGTCGTCGCCGGGGCGACCGGCGTAGCGGATCGCGACAGCCTTCTGATGGTGGCTGCCCAGGGCCCGGACCCGTTGGTCGAGAAGCACTTCGACGCCTGCGGCAGCCATCTCCGCGGCGAAGTTCCGGTTCTGCTCGAGGTGGTAGCCGAAGGTGCCCCGATGCGCACGCCACAACAGGCCGCGGACCAGCGCACCGCGCCCAGATGCGGCGGCGAGCGCCTCGCCGATCGTCGGCCCGCCGTCGGCGAGCAACTCCTCGGAGTCGGCACGCCACCCGGCGAACAGGATCACGTCGCCCGGCCCGGCGGCGGCGACCGCCTCGGCGAGTGCGGCGAAATAGGTGCGCCCGTGCACCAGCGGGCGGACGGCGTTGTTCGCCGTCCAGGGACGCAGCCGGGTGACATCGTTGCCCCGTTCACCCGCGGTGAGGAACCACGCGTCGACGGCGGTACGCTGCTGTGGCTCCAGGCCCAGGCTCGCGTCCAGTTTCGGCAGCATCTCCTCGGCGTTCGGAGCCGCCACCACCTCGACGCCGGGCAGGTCGTCGCCGTCGAGAAGCCGCCGCGATTGCAGGCGGTCCTGGCGCAGCGCGATCACCGCCACCCGCCCCGGATGGCGGCGGGCGAAATCGGCGAACAGGTCCGGATCCGGTCCGGCGTCGTCGCCGATGAGGATCCAGCGCAGCTGCGGTTGCCGCTCGGCCAGACGATCGAGGGCGGCGCGCTTGGGTGCCAGGCTGTGGCCGACGAGCCAGCCGGGGGCGAGGTCGCCTCCCGCGGGCAACGCCGTGCCGCCCGGGTAGCCGTTGCGGTTCAGCGCCTCGGTGACCAAGGGTGCGGAGACGTCCGGCGCGGCGGTCAGGTAAAACACCTGGGGTTCGAGGTCTGAGTGCGCGAGGTGCCGCAGGAGATGCGGCATGCCCAGCACTGACCGGCGATCGCCAGGGCTGCGGTTGAACAGCGCGCCCACTCTGCCCAGCTGTCGGCGCACATGCGTGATCGGCAGCACCCCGTCCACGTCGCACACCACGCCGAACTCGGGCTCGA contains:
- a CDS encoding nitroreductase/quinone reductase family protein yields the protein MGCGTRRCRPSARVTAAGRCLHRIAAWAYQRWNRPPARRCWNSAHDCCAPAGALPGSSPRAAHRPAAAAPVRRPGGRYEGTFVGEEVTGAERDRLWELAKNWIPSYTDYEKSTQGRTIPILAFTEIALQ
- a CDS encoding alpha/beta fold hydrolase — protein: MNLAYDDRGTGIPVLFIAGRGGAGRTWHLHQAPEFVRNGYRAITFDNRGVGATENAEGFGVEQMIADTAALIEKLDAAPVRIVAVSMGSFIAQELMLARPELVRSAVLMATRGRHDRARNFFFEAERELVDAGVTLPPRYDAKVRVLENFSSKTINDDRMIGDWIEMFTMWPTKYTPGLRTQGSVGPKDNRLPAYRSIRIPTLVIGFADDVLLPPHLGKEVADAMPHGRYLEIPDAGHLGFLERPQEVNAAALKFFADIL
- the menD gene encoding 2-succinyl-5-enolpyruvyl-6-hydroxy-3-cyclohexene-1-carboxylic-acid synthase gives rise to the protein MNPSTAQARVVVDELVRGGVHDVVLCPGSRNAPLAFALADADRAGRLRLHVRIDERTAGFLAIGLAVADQAPVCVAMTSGTAVANLGPAVVEANYARVPLIVLSANRPYELLGTGANQTFEQLGYFGNQVRANISLGLAPEFSSGGPGDMTSLNAQWRSATCRVVVAATGSRSANAGPVQFDIPLREPLVPTFDDDGCCPPGRPDGKPWTHTPPVTFDQPLDIDVTSDTVVIAGHGAGVHPNLAELPTVAEPTAPTAANPLHPMALRLLRPKQVIMLGRPTLHRPVSALLADPSVPVYALTTGPRWPDVSGNSQATGTRAVTSGTPDPAWLRRCAEVNRHAVTAVREQLAAHPLTTGLHVAAAVAAAVRPGDQLVLGASNPVRDAALVGFTPSGVRVRSNRGVAGIDGTVSTAIGAALAHDRTGGRTIALMGDLTFVHDSSGLLIGPTEPTPRDLTIVVSNDNGGGIFELLEQGDPRFSDVSSRVFGTPHDVDVGALCRAYHVDNRQIEADQLADALDEPHEGLRVLEVKADRSSLRALHASIKAAL
- a CDS encoding DUF3592 domain-containing protein yields the protein MVVPHLYGDEDQTRAERVIRRVRIGVVLAAGLVTLQSVLMVVGAWRNDRQIERHLGVAEATVLSAGPRRSTIEFVTPDRVTYRPELGVLYPSELETGMRIYVEYDRNNPDLVRVRDRDASLAIIPAGSIAVVGWLVAGGALIGLAVLQKRLAREPQPV
- a CDS encoding SRPBCC family protein; amino-acid sequence: MSILEAAKDRATNLAAGVVSLVGDKTPADASNGQSVTINADVVEVEELWRDARRLSIVLGELGDVEYTEPDRYRWKLHAGPVETTWESRIHSTDGGLRFTGDDGNEILVSFRPAPKHLGSEVTLKTKTPAPDLLSGALAFKLLYRCRALLQTGEVPTIGKNPSARPSAR
- a CDS encoding zinc-dependent alcohol dehydrogenase — encoded protein: MRALCWNGVNNLSVETVDDPEILNPHDVILEVTLTTTCGSDLHFIDGYLPGMREGDVFGHEFMGRIVEVGREVGDVKIGDRVVVPSFIGCDRCWYCEHDLYSCCDTTNPNAELQQPLLGYPSGGIYGYTHPFGGYAGSHAQFVRVPFGDTNCFPIPGDVTDEQALFLSDAAPTGFMGADFCDISGGDTVAVWGAGGVGLMAAKSALLLGAERAIVIDRIPERLALAREFGLETIDYSAADSVQESLREMTGGRGPDACIDAVGMEGHSTGLQQAYDRAKQLLRLETDRASALRQAVLACRKGGVVSVLGVYGVTDKFPMGVVTNKALTIKSAQQHGQRYMPRLFDYVGQGDLDPAKLITHDLPLEEGVRAYDMFKNKQDNCIRVALRP
- a CDS encoding glycosyltransferase family 4 protein encodes the protein MRVAIVAESFLPNVNGVTNSVLRVLEHLRRTGHEVIVIAPDAPHGEPPAERVHDGVRVHRVPSRMFPKVTSLPLGVPRPRMVGVLRGFDPDVVHLASPALLGYGGLHAARHLGIPTVAVFQTDVAGFAQSYGIGAMSRAAWAWTRHLHSRADRTLAPSTSAMENLEAHGVPRVYRWARGVDITGFAPSARDEGLRRRWSPPGKPIVGFVGRLAPEKHVERLAALSARDDLQVVVVGDGVDRPKLESSLPTAVFTGALYGDELASAYASMDVFVHPGEHETFCQAVQEAMASGLPVIAPNAGGPRDLVAPYRTGLLLDVTDFEDRLSESVDHLIAERRRYSPAARRSVLHRTWPAICDELLAHYEDVVGQRRLRAA
- a CDS encoding demethylmenaquinone methyltransferase → MSRATLDKNPHEVASMFDAVARRYDLTNTVLSFGQDRFWRRETCSALGIGPGDKVLDVAAGTAVSTVELAASGAWCVAADFSVGMLSAGRRRDVPKVAADATRLPFADESFDAVTISFGLRNVVDHVAGLKEMARVTRPGGRLVVCEFSTPTNGVFSTLYKEYLMKALPRMARAVASNPDAYVYLAESIRAWPDQVGLAKRIEDAGWSQVRWRNLTGGIVALHAAVKPPRPRTSG
- a CDS encoding phosphatase domain-containing protein, coding for MPSPPVEPEFGVVCDVDGVLPITHVRRQLGRVGALFNRSPGDRRSVLGMPHLLRHLAHSDLEPQVFYLTAAPDVSAPLVTEALNRNGYPGGTALPAGGDLAPGWLVGHSLAPKRAALDRLAERQPQLRWILIGDDAGPDPDLFADFARRHPGRVAVIALRQDRLQSRRLLDGDDLPGVEVVAAPNAEEMLPKLDASLGLEPQQRTAVDAWFLTAGERGNDVTRLRPWTANNAVRPLVHGRTYFAALAEAVAAAGPGDVILFAGWRADSEELLADGGPTIGEALAAASGRGALVRGLLWRAHRGTFGYHLEQNRNFAAEMAAAGVEVLLDQRVRALGSHHQKAVAIRYAGRPGDDLAFVGGIDFDRGSRDDAGHQGDPQAASSDELYGATPARHDIQVELRGPAVREVEDAIRERWDDPAPTTRLPWHVLGDRINGSPRTASPLPEPAPDPPDAGHCAVQFLRTYPRRRPPHPFAPLGERSVARGYAKALRRARRLIYLEDQYLWSADVARLFAAALRRSPDLHLIAVVPRRVDQKVATRAAGLGQLEAMAMVRAAGGSRVQIFDIENDEGRPIYVHAKVCIVDDVWAVVGSNNLNNRSWTHDSELAAAIIDDERDPRAPDDPGGLGDGARKFARGLRVDLMREHLALAADDDLLDPARAAATVRARATALDTWHASGCRGPRPPGRLRPHVFGHDRTRPPAPHRWLTIPAYRIVLDPDGRPLGMRLRRAY